The Prionailurus bengalensis isolate Pbe53 chromosome B1, Fcat_Pben_1.1_paternal_pri, whole genome shotgun sequence genomic interval CTTTAAAAGGTTAACCTTGGAAAACTTTAAGTGGTCAATGGAAAAAGTTACAGGAGTAAGTAAGCACCGGTTAAGGTCCATTTCTGCTTCTGTCTCAGTCCTTGATCACGAAAATGACCTTAAACATACGAATCACTACAGGAAATGCTGACTGGATCAAAAAAGGACAACAAAATACGCTTTTCGATGTCAATGAACCAAAGCCGGCGGTCATTCAAACGTTGTACTGGGAAGATAACAAAACGGAGCCTGAATCGGAAAGGACCcggatgaataaaaaaaaaaaaaaaaaaaaaaaaaaaaaaaacccacaaaaacggCCCCGGGTTATTTCATAATTGCATTACCCACTCAAAATATACACACCCCGTAACCCAAGAGACGGTCAAGGCCGCCAAAAAACGTGAGTCCCCACTGCGAGGTATCACACGATTCCCGGATTCAAGTTTAGTTTTGGCCTCACCAGCCACCAAACCGTCCCCAAACGCGAAGAGGCGCAGAAAGCCAGCGGCTCGCGGAGCACCTCGGCAGAGGCGGACGGAGCCGCCGCCGGCAGGCTCCCCTCTCCCGCCGCCTGACAGCTCAGCGCGGGGCCccgggcgcggggcgggcggcTCGTCCCGGCCGGGCCACCGCCACCCCCGGCCAGACCTCGCGCGGGCCGACTCGCAACGAGACGGACTCGAAAGGAAAAAGCCTCTCCTTTCCGCCCGTCCCCTCATTGGACGACGGGGAAGAGTCACCGGCTCCCCGCACGCACCGTCTGCGGCGATCACGACCCTCCTTCGCAAGTTCGCTTCCCCAGGCCGCTCGTCCGAGGCCGCCGCCCGAGCCCGCCGGCCCCGCGTCCCCCGGCCCGTCCTCGAGGATCGCCGACAGCGGTCCTCCGGGTCGGGGCGCCGGCTGCGAAGGACggccgggccgccgccgccgccgccctcggTCCCGGGCGCCATTCGGCCGctgccccaacccccctcccccccgccgcgCCGGGCGTTCGAGGGGGCGCCCGACCGCAGCGGCTGCCGGCGCGACCCCCCTACCGGGGCCTCGCAGCCCACGGTGGCcgctgcccgcccgcccgccccgccgggGACTGGCGTCCCGAGCCCCGTCACCCTCCTCCGCCCTCCCAGTCCCCCCTCTCACTTGGGCGAGTGGCCCTCGTCGCCCCGGTCGTCGGCCCCGCGGCGCAGCCGGGCCGCCGCCCGCCGTACCTGGTGGTGGTTGTAGGAGTTCCTCTGCTGCAAGAAGGCGGCGGCCGCCGCCTGGTGCTGCTGCTGGAGCTGCGGGCTGACGGGCGACCTCCGGCTCTGCGGCTGCTGCGGCGCCGCGGGCGGCGGGGGCTGCTGCTGAGGTAAATTCatggcgggcggcggcggcgggggcacCGCGGCCGCCGAGAAGGGGCCGCcgaagccgccgccgccgccgccgccgccgctcgccGGCACGCTGAGTCCCGCGCAGCCGTGCGGGGACACGGGCGAGAAGCTCGGGAAGAAGGCCGGGTTCATGGACGACGGCAGCCCGGGGTAGAAGCCGTTCTCTGAATCGGGGCTGGGCGGCGGCATGGCGCTGAgcgagccgccgccgccgccgccgccgccgccgccgccgccgccacccggGGTGGCGGCCGAGGAGCCGGGCtgctgcggctgcggctgcggcggCTGCTGGGGCGGaggcggctgctgctgctggggcggtggcggcggctggggctggggctggggcggcGGCGACGCGGTCTGCACCGACCAGGGGGTGCCGAAGCCGGGCAGTGGCGGCGGCGACGCGGAGCCGCCTCCCCCTCCGCCTCCCgggggccccccgcccccgccgccgcccgggtGCGGAAGGTCCGGGCTCTGCAGGCTGCTGAAGGCGCCCGCGCCGAGCGCCCCGCCGGGCAGGAGGTTACTGGGACTGTTGAGCAGAGGGTGGTTGGGGGACTCCATGGAGCCCGGCGCGGGGTTCACCGGCGGCGTCGAGGGGGCCAAGCCCGCATTGGGGGGCTCGGCGGCGCTGCCCTCGCCCGCGGCCGGGGTCTTGCGAGGGCTGCCCGCGCCTCCGTGGCGGCGCCGCGGGGCTGCGGGCGGCGAGGGCTGGAGCTGCGGGAGCGGGGGCAGGTCGGCCGGGCGCTGCCGCGGGGCGAAGTCCTGCGGCGGGAGGTGCTGCGGGTGCGGTACGCTGAACTGCTGCTGCTGCGGCGGCTGCTGTGGCTGCTGGCGCTGGGCGAGCTGCGCCGGCTGGAGGAGCGGGCCGGGCGGCGGCGGGCTGAACCGGCCGGGGCAgtggagcggcggcggcggcttcgAGTCCggagggtggggaaggtggggagggctgaactctttcctcttctggctgctcagctgctgctgctgccgcttaCTGAAGTCCTGCGGGGAGGAGGtgcggcagcagcagcaggaggaggcggaggaggaggaggggtggtgcAGACTCGGTTTGAAgtcctgggaggggaggaggtgggtcACACCCGCGTTCGTGCCGCCGCCGGGGTGGTGGTTGGGGAGTTTCTCCGCGGCCGCCGCCCCCGAGAGCGGCCGCGCCGGCTGCTGTGTCAGCCCCAGCAGCAGCTCATCCTGCATGGTCTGCTGATGCGCCAAGAacggggaggaagaggaagcggCGGCAGCAGAGCTGCCCGCGCCGCCGCAGCCGAGGGGGATAGAGAAGGGGGAGGCGGCCTCCGAGAAGCCGGTGACAGGCAACGGCGGCGGCGAGAGCGGGCCGAAGGGCGTGGTGGAGGGCAGCGGGGCGGCGGCCGCGGTGGGCCCCGTGGCGTAGGGACGGTACGCCCCGCTGCCGAATAGGGACCCGGGACTGCTGCTTCGGAGCGGGGCGGTCTGCAGCACCCCAAATCCGAAGTCCCTCATTTATCAGGCCGGCGGCAGCCGGAGGAGAGGCGCCCCGTCCGCTGCCCCGCCTAGGAAACCGCCGGATCTGGGGCGGCGCGGCCGTGGTGGAAGGAGGGGGAgtcagtgagagagggacaccGTGACTGAGCCAGGGGCACCTACTTCGGCCCCGCCACCCCTCGCGGCAGTCACCGCCGCCTCCCGAGACCGGCTCGGgtgcgccgccgccgcctctgccGCCGCCCTCGCCGCTTAAGAACTCCGGAACGTGCGTCAGCGCCACCTCACAATCGCACCGCCCCCCGCGGTGCGTCCCGGCACGCGCGGGCGCGAGGCCGCCGCGCCCccgctgccccgcccccgccccgcccctcatTAATATGCAGGCACGGCCGGAGGCGCGCCTGCGCTCCCAGGAAGGCGGGGGAGCGCGAGAGCGAGCGGCTTCGGTCCTCCGGCCCCTTCGGCGTCCAGGGAAAAGGAGAGACCGGTGGCGGTGGAAGGCGGCCGACCGGAGTCCGAGCGCCCGGCGCGCGCGCGCACGAAGGCGTGCGCGAGCCGTCGGCGGCGACGGTTCCTGGGCAACGGCCCCTCCCGGCTCGGGGCTCGCACGCGCTCTCCCCCGTCGCCCTCGCGGCCCCGCCTCCTTCCTGTCacctccgccccgcccccggtCACATGAGGCTTGGCCGCTGGGACGCGGGCTTCCCAGGGCTGCGCGGGCCCgcgggggaaactgaggcctgggaaCCAGACCGGGAGCGGCTCCTAGTGACCGTGGCCCCTCTCGCCTTCCAGGCTCAGCCCTTGGGGTCCTTAGGCCGGCAAGATCGTGCGGGCTCTGCCTGCCTTGCAGACCGCCGAGCGGCTCTCTCCGCACCTCGTGCCCCACCACGTCCCAGTCTTGGACGTGTCCTCGCTTCTCGTCGCCCTAGAAAGCGCCTTCTCGGGCTTGTTTCCGTATTTAGCTTCTCGTGCTGTGTGCTGCCTTGGACCTTCCTGCAGCTGCGTGAAGGTGTTTTCTGCAGGGCAAACAAGAACCCTCAGCTGTACACCAAACGTTTTCACTATAGCAATTGAGGAGCAGAGTCCCAGGAACCTAACCAGGCTCCGGGTGGCTTTTTACACACGTATATGCATATAACAGGTTACGTACGGGGCGAGCTCCCGTGGTAACCCTGGGCCATGTCCAAGTCTTCGTATTTCACAAAAGCATTCAATGTGCCATCGTCAGGGCTGCTGTGTGAGGGACTCCTCCTCACCACGTTCATTCTGGCTCCCCTGTCCCTTACCCCCCAGGGAGACTCAAACATTTCCTAAGCTTTATGAGTTTTCAAGAGAAAGATTTCTCACATCAGGGAAAAACGGAGGCTCTGACTCAGCAACAGACTTGTTGAGGCTTGCAAAATGGAAGGGGAAAGAGCTTTCCATGGTAGAGCTCTTGTTGGAAGCAATAGCAGAGACACTAATCctgtgtatttccttttctaaagAAGCATTTAACAGAGACAAAAATTACGTGAGGGTCTAGATAAAGAATAACAGAATGATCCTGTTTTGcagttttaactttttcttgGCACTTAGGAAGGGAAACTATTTAAAGAATCCTAGAATACAGTCTAATCCCAAAAGCAGTAGAGGGGGTGTTCAGACTACttgatattttaattcttttttaaatcgGAATACAATTGACCTATAACATTGTATGGATTTAGGTGTACAGCGTAATAATTTGGTATATCTCTATATGCTGGAAAGTAGTTACCACAGTAAGTTTAattaatatccatcaccacacatagttaatTTTTTATCTTGTGAGACTCTACCTGATTTTGATTTGCAACTAGTCTAAGATTAAATAGTGTTATAAATGGACTGATGTAGGCAGAATGTACTTTGTGATGAGTCctcattctctctaaaatttCGTTTCTACTTTTGTTACTTCAGTGTTTCACATTTAC includes:
- the CPEB2 gene encoding cytoplasmic polyadenylation element-binding protein 2 isoform X3, whose protein sequence is MRDFGFGVLQTAPLRSSSPGSLFGSGAYRPYATGPTAAAAPLPSTTPFGPLSPPPLPVTGFSEAASPFSIPLGCGGAGSSAAAASSSSPFLAHQQTMQDELLLGLTQQPARPLSGAAAAEKLPNHHPGGGTNAGVTHLLPSQDFKPSLHHPSSSSASSCCCCRTSSPQDFSKRQQQQLSSQKRKEFSPPHLPHPPDSKPPPPLHCPGRFSPPPPGPLLQPAQLAQRQQPQQPPQQQQFSVPHPQHLPPQDFAPRQRPADLPPLPQLQPSPPAAPRRRHGGAGSPRKTPAAGEGSAAEPPNAGLAPSTPPVNPAPGSMESPNHPLLNSPSNLLPGGALGAGAFSSLQSPDLPHPGGGGGGGPPGGGGGGGSASPPPLPGFGTPWSVQTASPPPQPQPQPPPPPQQQQPPPPQQPPQPQPQQPGSSAATPGGGGGGGGGGGGGGSLSAMPPPSPDSENGFYPGLPSSMNPAFFPSFSPVSPHGCAGLSVPASGGGGGGGGFGGPFSAAAVPPPPPPAMNLPQQQPPPPAAPQQPQSRRSPVSPQLQQQHQAAAAAFLQQRNSYNHHQPLLKQSPWSNHQSSGWGTGSVSWGAMHGRDHRRTGNMGIPGTMNQISPLKKPFSGNVIAPPKFTRSTPSLTPKSWIEDNVFRTDNNSNTLLPLQVRSSLQLPAWGSDSLQDSWCTAAGTSRIDQDRSRMYDSLNMHSLENSLIDIMRAEHDPLKGRLSYPHPGTDNLLMLNARSYGRRRGRSSLFPIDDGLLDDGHNDQVGVLNSPTCYSAHQNGERIERFSRKVFVGGLPPDIDEDEITASFRRFGPLVVDWPHKAESKSYFPPKGYAFLLFQEESSVQALIDACIEEDGKLYLCVSSPTIKDKPVQIRPWNLSDSDFVMDGSQPLDPRKTIFVGGVPRPLRAVELAMIMDRLYGGVCYAGIDTDPELKYPKGAGRVAFSNQQSYIAAISARFVQLQHGDIDKRVEVKPYVLDDQMCDECQGARCGGKFAPFFCANVTCLQYYCEFCWANIHSRAGREFHKPLVKEGADRPRQIHFRWN
- the CPEB2 gene encoding cytoplasmic polyadenylation element-binding protein 2 isoform X1, with the protein product MRDFGFGVLQTAPLRSSSPGSLFGSGAYRPYATGPTAAAAPLPSTTPFGPLSPPPLPVTGFSEAASPFSIPLGCGGAGSSAAAASSSSPFLAHQQTMQDELLLGLTQQPARPLSGAAAAEKLPNHHPGGGTNAGVTHLLPSQDFKPSLHHPSSSSASSCCCCRTSSPQDFSKRQQQQLSSQKRKEFSPPHLPHPPDSKPPPPLHCPGRFSPPPPGPLLQPAQLAQRQQPQQPPQQQQFSVPHPQHLPPQDFAPRQRPADLPPLPQLQPSPPAAPRRRHGGAGSPRKTPAAGEGSAAEPPNAGLAPSTPPVNPAPGSMESPNHPLLNSPSNLLPGGALGAGAFSSLQSPDLPHPGGGGGGGPPGGGGGGGSASPPPLPGFGTPWSVQTASPPPQPQPQPPPPPQQQQPPPPQQPPQPQPQQPGSSAATPGGGGGGGGGGGGGGSLSAMPPPSPDSENGFYPGLPSSMNPAFFPSFSPVSPHGCAGLSVPASGGGGGGGGFGGPFSAAAVPPPPPPAMNLPQQQPPPPAAPQQPQSRRSPVSPQLQQQHQAAAAAFLQQRNSYNHHQPLLKQSPWSNHQSSGWGTGSVSWGAMHGRDHRRTGNMGIPGTMNQISPLKKPFSGNVIAPPKFTRSTPSLTPKSWIEDNVFRTDNNSNTLLPLQVRSSLQLPAWGSDSLQDSWCTAAGTSRIDQDRSRMYDSLNMHSLENSLIDIMRAEHDPLKGRLSYPHPGTDNLLMLNARSYGRRRGRSSLFPIDDGLLDDGHNDQVGVLNSPTCYSAHQNGERIERFSRKVFVGGLPPDIDEDEITASFRRFGPLVVDWPHKAESKSYFPPKDVHGLLDDFFIMEPDYSSPGYAFLLFQEESSVQALIDACIEEDGKLYLCVSSPTIKDKPVQIRPWNLSDSDFVMDGSQPLDPRKTIFVGGVPRPLRAVELAMIMDRLYGGVCYAGIDTDPELKYPKGAGRVAFSNQQSYIAAISARFVQLQHGDIDKRVEVKPYVLDDQMCDECQGARCGGKFAPFFCANVTCLQYYCEFCWANIHSRAGREFHKPLVKEGADRPRQIHFRWN